From Pedobacter aquae:
CTTGCAAAACATCACAAGATTGAAATTCCTTATCTATTTTAATATAGCTTGCTTTTCTTCTTTTCTCAAACCACTCGCTCACCACTTTATTAACTTTAGTTTCATAAGCAGCATCTTTTAACTTAGGTAAGTCCTGCTCTAAATTGGCTTTATGAGGTGGTGTTTTAGATCTTAAATACAAGAAACGATAGCCTTTTTTACCTCTAGCATCGGCAAATACTTCTGGGTTAGAATAAGTTCCAACTTTCATGGTATCTACAACCAAAAATATAGCAGGGTCTAACTTATCAGTAGGGATAAACGTAGTTCTGTTAGAACTCTCGTAATTTAATATCATCCCACCATTATATTTGGTATCGTTATTATCAGAATATAAAGATGCGGCGGTAGAGAAATCCATCTTTTTATCTATAACCTTTTTATAGATAGAGTCTATTTCTACTTTGGCCCTATCTAAAGAAGCTGGCGTTGTTTCTGGAATTACTAAGATATGCCTTGCTCTTACTTGCTCACCCTTTCTTTCAAGAACCTCTAAAAAGTGAAAACCAAATTCGGTTTCAAAAACAGGAGACATTTCTTTTTCTTTTAATTTAAAAGCCCAAGCTGTAAATTCCTTTGCCATGGTTTGTCTATCAAAGAAAGGTAGCTCGCCACCATCGGCTGCAGAGCCAGGGTCTTGAGAATATAATCTCGCTAAGGTTCCAAAATTATCGCCGCTTTTAACTCTTAAACGTAAAGCTTCTGCTTTGTCTTTATAAAACTCTTTCTCTTTTTTTGTTAACTCAGGATAAACCACCAATTCGCCTACTTCAACTTCTGTATTAAAAGTAGGAAGTGAATCTTTAGGAATCTCGTTAAAAAATCTTCTTACATCTAAAGGGGTTACTTCTACTTTTTCAGTGATTTTGGCTTGCATTTTTTGAGCTACCAATTGCTCTTTGATATCTGGTCTGATTTCATCTTTATATTGCAATACAGAACGACCTAAGAACTCTTCTAACCTATCTTGCCCGCCTGCATTGGCTATAGATCTACGCATTCTTCTATCAATTTCTTCATCTACCTCATCATCATTAACCGTGATAGAATCTATTACAGCTTGTTGCGATAGCAGTTTCTGGCTCAACATATTTTGTAAAATATAGCATTTAATACCAGGGTCAGGTTTAGTGCCTTGCACTAAGTATTGCGCATATTGTTGGTCAACCTCAGATTGTAAAATCACGTTATCACCCACCACAGCCACTACTTTGTCTATCACCTTCTTTTGTGCCAGAAGGCTGTTGCTTACAAAAAGTAGCGCAATTATTAAATACTTCTTCATTTCTTGTACACTTCTAATTCGTTATTTTTTTGGGCCTCTTGAAAAACTTCTCTTTCCATTTGGCTTATTAACTTCAGCTTACGCTGATTTAGTATCAAATTTTTAATATTCTCTTTTTCAAACGCTAAAGGCGATAAGCTATCGCGAAATTTAGAGCCCTGCAAAATTAGGAGATATAATGTATTATTTTCAGAAATCTGAAAAATACGGTTTAATGTTTCGTAATTATACTCTCCAATTTTCGAGATAGGCAGCGTTTTCTCTAATTCATCAATATAATGCCAGCTGGTATCCATTAAAGAAAATGCTGGCGAGTACTTAAAACAATATTTTTCAAGTAAATCTCTGTCTCTAACATCCTTAGAAGTAAAAAGCTTTTTCACCATATCTATTTTAGGAGCCTTATCACTAAGTTTGATGTAAGAGACCTTTAATATCGGCTTTTTTAATTGAAAGTTCTTCTTATTCTCTTCATAATATTTGGTAATCTCTTCTTCCGTAACGGTAGTATCCAACTTCTGGTTAATCAATTCTTGTTCGTATTGGAAACGAATAAGAGATTTACGGTAATTATCAAGCTGTTCTTGGATATATTTTTCATCAACTTGGATATTCTCTTCAGCTTGATGTTGCAAGACCATATCATGCTGCCATTGGTCTATAAAACCTCTTACAATGGCTATACTATCATTACCATGAATATTTGGAGGCACTATACCTTCAATATCTTTAGCGTAAAGATATTTATCGAAAGCTCTTGCTATGGGTTGCTCTTCATTGCCAGTAAACCTAGCGCAAGAGGTAAAAGCAACTGAAATAGCTAAACAAAAAATACGAAGTATATAGTTATTCATGAATTTAAACGAATGTAAAGTCTTTTTATGTAAAACATGAAGCATTTTAAAATTTTTAACAATATTTAACCCTAAATTTGCCCTTATGGATTCTTTAAATACAGCCCACCCTTTAGCATTAAGCATTCTTTTAAATGAAGACTTATATGTTATTGAACCTGTTGAAACCACTCCAAATACAGAAGTTATAACAGCCCAAAAAGAAGAACCTAAAGCAGCTGTAGAAAATAAAACTGTTATACCAGTTTTACAGAATACTCCAATAGAAACGCAAGAGTCAGCAAAAGCACAAACCCCTGTAAGTAAACCAGTTTTTAATTATTTAGGCGATAATAACAAATATCTTCTCATTATTGTAAACGATACCACACATCAGTTTATTAACGATAAAGATTTAGCATTTCTTTTAAAAATTTTGGCTGCTAAAAAACTTGATTTGCATGATATTGCCATCTTAAACACCAAGAGTTATACCGATTTAACCTTTAAAGATTTAAAGGATTATTTTGCTTGTAATAAGATTTTAACTTTCGGGATAGACCCAAAATCGCTTCAAATACAAGGCATTACAGCTAACAAAGCAGGAGAATTTGATAGCGTAAAAATATTGGGTACATGGGCTTTATCTTTATTAGATACCGATGTAAAAAAGAAGACTGTTTATTGGAATGAGTTGAAAAATTTTTAATAATTATTGATTTATGCAATTGGTATTTGCCACAAATAACCATCACAAAGTAGCAGAAGTACAATCAAAAATAAACCAACAAATAAAGGTTTTAAGCTTGGCTGATATTGGTTGTTTTGAGGATATTGCCGAAACCGGCTTAACCTTAGAAGAAAATGCCTCTATAAAAAGCAGGTATATTTTTGGTGCTTATCAAATAAATTGCTTTGCCGATGATACTGGTTTAGAAATTGAAGCTCTTAACCAAGAGCCCGGTGTATTCTCTGCCCGGTATAGTGGAACCAGAGATTCTGAAAAAAACATCGATTTAGTTTTAGAGAAACTTAAAAACGAAAACAACCGTAAAGCCCGCTTCAGAACTGTTATTTCTTTAATATTAAACGGAAAAGAGATTTTATTCGAAGGAATTGTAAATGGGAATATCCGTAAAGAAAGAACCGGTACAGGCGGCTTTGGTTATGATGCTATTTTTGAACCAGAGGGCTATAACATTACTTTTGCAGAGATGGATATGGCAAGTAAAAATAACATTAGCCACCGTGGTTTGGCTGTAGAAAAACTTATTCATTACTTAAATAGCTTGTAAAAAATAAAGCCCCGTTTGATTAAAACGAGGCTTTATGATATACATATTTAAGATTAATCAATATCTTCTTACTTCAAAATCACTTAAGCCACCTTTAAAGTTGATATAAATTTTCTGCTTTGCGGTTTTAAAATTTGGCGTTTCGTAATCGCCTACTTCATTTTCTTTAAAACCATCAAACTTACGCGATGAAAGTTCGCTGGTGTTTTCTATTAAGCATCCAGAGTTTTCAGGAATTTTAATCACCACTTTTGCAACACCAGTTTCTGCGTTAAGGCTTACACTATCTTGTAAACTACCTAGTTTAATATCAAATTTTGCAGCACCGCCTTCTAAGTCTAAGTTTCTTACTTTATAATCAGATAAATCAAAAGTTGCTTTACCAGCTCCCATTTTTAAACTGATATCCCAAAGTGGATTCGTATTTAAAAAAAGTTTAACCTTGCTATATTCTTCATCTTTAAAGTTGAAATCTTTATTGTTATTGGTAGTAAAATCTAAGCTTACAGTACTATCCTGCTCGGTTTTCTTTAAAATATATCTAGCCTTAGCGCCTTTTATATTGGCTTCAAATAAATTATCTGTGTATTCATCAATCACAAAAGAACTTGCTCCACCAGAAACTTCAAGCTTAACAATTTTAAAACGTGGGTCATAAGTTTCGGTATAAGCATTTAATTCTTTTGAATCTCTTTCTACCTCTACTTTATCGTCATTAGACCAGGTAATACCCGTATTAGAGTCGTTATTTAAACCTTTATAAGTGATAAAACCTAAACTTATAACAGTTACACCTGCTACCAAAGCTATTGCTAAAATCGTTTTCTTCTTGGCAAATAAGATATTGATACCTGTAACAATTAAAACAAGTGGCCAAAAGCGCCAGATATATCGCCAGCTAAAATCAATCATATTAAAATTCTCTAATAGGATAATTCCTCCTATATAAACCAATATGATTCCCCAAAAAATTCTATCTGTTTTCATGACTATAAATTTTCGTTGGTTTTATCTTCAGTTACTTCTTGTGCTGTTGTTTCTTCCACTGGCTCTTCCTCTTTAGTTTCTGTTAGCACTTCTTTTTCTTTTCTAGTTTTCATCAACATCGTTAAACCTAAAACCACAAAAACTAAAGGCCAAAGTTTGCTGATGCTAAACCAATCTGGTATTAAATCAAATTCTTCCATTAAGAAATACGAGCCTAAAACAATGAGGATTAAACCGCCAACTGTACTTATGTTAGAATTTTTCTCTTTCTTTTTTGATGCTTTATAGGAAGTATAATCTGGCATTGGCGGCTGATAATTTTTGGCGTAACCACCATACATAGCACTATATTGTTCTGGCAAAGCAATCCATAAAATGATATAAATTAAAAAGCCACCGCCACCAAAAAATACTGCTAAAGCAAATGCAATTCTAACCCAGGTCACATCTAACTGAAAGTAATCTGCTAATCCTGAGGCAACACCAGCAACCATCTTGTCGCTCATGTTTCTTGTTAATTTTTTAGACATAATCTTGTTTTTTACAATCCTTACTCTTTTTTTCTTTCTTAAACTTGTCCGCCTGTTGGGCTAATTATCAATTGATCTACATTGGCCCCTGCACTTAGGTTTAAAGTTTGGTTAATCATGAGGGCAACATCTTCTGGCTGTATAAATTTATCTGCCGCCACGGTTGTACCCTCCCAAGAACTTGTTAATGTTGAACCAGGCAAAACAGCTGTTACTTTTACTTGGTTATTTATTAATTCTGCTCTCATAATATTGTTAAGACTAAGCATCGCTGCTTTTGTTACACAATAAGAACCAGCATTTACAATATTCTGAATGCTAGCTACAGAACAAATGTTAAAAATATGACCTTTTCTAGCTTCTCGCATACTTAAACCTATTTTTTTATACAATAAATAAGCGCAATTCACATTCACCATAAAGTGCTTTTCTAATAAATCATCAGCTTCATCTAAGATAGCCGCTGGCTCAAAAACGCCAACGTTATTGATTAAAACATCAATAAAACCAAAATACTGTAAAGATTGTGCCGCAAAAGCATTTACTTCTGCTTTTAAGCTGCAATTAACGGCCTGAGTGTATACTTTAACAGATGGATAAAGCTTTTGTATTTCTTCTTTTAAGGATGTAAGTTCGGTTTCGTTTCTTGCGCATAAAGCTAAATAATGGCCTTCTTGTGCCATTTTTATT
This genomic window contains:
- a CDS encoding peptidylprolyl isomerase, with protein sequence MKKYLIIALLFVSNSLLAQKKVIDKVVAVVGDNVILQSEVDQQYAQYLVQGTKPDPGIKCYILQNMLSQKLLSQQAVIDSITVNDDEVDEEIDRRMRRSIANAGGQDRLEEFLGRSVLQYKDEIRPDIKEQLVAQKMQAKITEKVEVTPLDVRRFFNEIPKDSLPTFNTEVEVGELVVYPELTKKEKEFYKDKAEALRLRVKSGDNFGTLARLYSQDPGSAADGGELPFFDRQTMAKEFTAWAFKLKEKEMSPVFETEFGFHFLEVLERKGEQVRARHILVIPETTPASLDRAKVEIDSIYKKVIDKKMDFSTAASLYSDNNDTKYNGGMILNYESSNRTTFIPTDKLDPAIFLVVDTMKVGTYSNPEVFADARGKKGYRFLYLRSKTPPHKANLEQDLPKLKDAAYETKVNKVVSEWFEKRRKASYIKIDKEFQSCDVLQEWVTKPVTAKE
- a CDS encoding SDR family oxidoreductase, with translation MNILITGATKGIGKAIAIKMAQEGHYLALCARNETELTSLKEEIQKLYPSVKVYTQAVNCSLKAEVNAFAAQSLQYFGFIDVLINNVGVFEPAAILDEADDLLEKHFMVNVNCAYLLYKKIGLSMREARKGHIFNICSVASIQNIVNAGSYCVTKAAMLSLNNIMRAELINNQVKVTAVLPGSTLTSSWEGTTVAADKFIQPEDVALMINQTLNLSAGANVDQLIISPTGGQV
- a CDS encoding non-canonical purine NTP diphosphatase, whose translation is MQLVFATNNHHKVAEVQSKINQQIKVLSLADIGCFEDIAETGLTLEENASIKSRYIFGAYQINCFADDTGLEIEALNQEPGVFSARYSGTRDSEKNIDLVLEKLKNENNRKARFRTVISLILNGKEILFEGIVNGNIRKERTGTGGFGYDAIFEPEGYNITFAEMDMASKNNISHRGLAVEKLIHYLNSL
- a CDS encoding PspC domain-containing protein, whose product is MSKKLTRNMSDKMVAGVASGLADYFQLDVTWVRIAFALAVFFGGGGFLIYIILWIALPEQYSAMYGGYAKNYQPPMPDYTSYKASKKKEKNSNISTVGGLILIVLGSYFLMEEFDLIPDWFSISKLWPLVFVVLGLTMLMKTRKEKEVLTETKEEEPVEETTAQEVTEDKTNENL
- a CDS encoding LiaI-LiaF-like domain-containing protein — its product is MKTDRIFWGIILVYIGGIILLENFNMIDFSWRYIWRFWPLVLIVTGINILFAKKKTILAIALVAGVTVISLGFITYKGLNNDSNTGITWSNDDKVEVERDSKELNAYTETYDPRFKIVKLEVSGGASSFVIDEYTDNLFEANIKGAKARYILKKTEQDSTVSLDFTTNNNKDFNFKDEEYSKVKLFLNTNPLWDISLKMGAGKATFDLSDYKVRNLDLEGGAAKFDIKLGSLQDSVSLNAETGVAKVVIKIPENSGCLIENTSELSSRKFDGFKENEVGDYETPNFKTAKQKIYINFKGGLSDFEVRRY